The proteins below are encoded in one region of Kineococcus mangrovi:
- a CDS encoding peptide ABC transporter substrate-binding protein, with protein sequence MQSPFSRRNGLKGVLGIAALTTLAACGGGDDGGSGSGEGGSGDSGGDVVVNGTEPQNPLVPTNTNEVGGGRLLDSLWAGLVYYKADGSPEMDVAESIESTDAQNYTIKIKSDQTFSDGTPVTAKSFVDAWNYGALGTNAQLSSYFFEPIEGYEAVQAEPPTAQTMSGLAVVDDTTFTVKLVQPESDFRLRLGYSAFYPLPESAYSDIAAYGENPIGNGPYKLREQGAWQHNVRIDFVPNETYGGPREAQNDSLAFIFYETYDAAYSALQGGDLDVLDNIPSSALLTYRDDLGDRAVNQPAAIFQSFCIPEGLAGFGGEEGKLRRQALSYAFDRAAVCKAIFNDTRTPAKDFTSPVIAGYSETIPGNEVLSYDEAQAKQLWDQANAIAPWNGSTFTIAYNTDGDHQAWVDAVTASIRQVLGIQAEGRPYPTFSQIRTEITNRTIEGAFRTGWQADYPALYNFLAPLYATGAGSNDGDYSNPQFDALLQQAAGTTDEDQSNAILQQAQTILFSDLPVLPLWYANASGGFGEQANDVEFGWNSVPLYYQITKS encoded by the coding sequence CTGCAGTCCCCGTTCAGCCGGCGCAACGGCCTCAAGGGCGTCCTGGGCATCGCCGCCCTGACGACGCTCGCGGCCTGCGGCGGCGGTGACGACGGTGGCAGCGGCTCGGGCGAGGGCGGCTCCGGCGACTCCGGTGGCGACGTCGTCGTCAACGGCACCGAACCGCAGAACCCGCTGGTCCCGACGAACACCAACGAGGTCGGCGGCGGCCGGTTGCTCGACTCCCTGTGGGCCGGTCTCGTCTACTACAAGGCCGACGGCAGCCCCGAGATGGACGTCGCGGAGTCCATCGAGTCGACCGACGCGCAGAACTACACCATCAAGATCAAGTCGGACCAGACGTTCTCCGACGGCACGCCGGTCACCGCGAAGTCCTTCGTCGACGCGTGGAACTACGGGGCCCTGGGCACCAACGCCCAGCTCTCCAGCTACTTCTTCGAGCCGATCGAGGGCTACGAGGCCGTCCAGGCCGAGCCGCCGACCGCCCAGACCATGTCCGGGCTGGCCGTCGTCGACGACACCACCTTCACGGTCAAGCTCGTGCAGCCGGAGTCCGACTTCCGCCTGCGCCTGGGGTACTCGGCCTTCTACCCGCTGCCCGAGTCCGCCTACTCCGACATCGCGGCCTACGGCGAGAACCCGATCGGCAACGGCCCCTACAAGCTCAGGGAGCAGGGCGCCTGGCAGCACAACGTCCGGATCGACTTCGTCCCCAACGAGACGTACGGCGGTCCGCGCGAGGCGCAGAACGACTCCCTGGCGTTCATCTTCTACGAGACCTACGACGCGGCGTACTCGGCCCTGCAGGGCGGCGACCTCGACGTGCTGGACAACATCCCCAGCTCGGCGCTGCTGACGTACCGCGACGACCTCGGTGACCGGGCCGTCAACCAGCCCGCCGCCATCTTCCAGTCCTTCTGCATCCCCGAGGGGCTGGCGGGCTTCGGTGGCGAGGAGGGCAAGCTGCGCCGGCAGGCCCTCAGCTACGCGTTCGACCGCGCCGCCGTCTGCAAGGCGATCTTCAACGACACCCGCACCCCGGCCAAGGACTTCACCTCCCCGGTCATCGCGGGCTACTCCGAGACCATCCCGGGCAACGAGGTCCTGAGCTACGACGAGGCCCAGGCCAAGCAGCTGTGGGACCAGGCCAACGCCATCGCGCCGTGGAACGGCAGCACGTTCACCATCGCCTACAACACCGACGGTGACCACCAGGCGTGGGTCGACGCCGTGACCGCGAGCATCCGCCAGGTGCTGGGCATCCAGGCCGAGGGCCGGCCGTACCCGACCTTCTCCCAGATCCGCACCGAGATCACGAACCGGACGATCGAGGGCGCGTTCCGCACCGGCTGGCAGGCCGACTACCCGGCGCTGTACAACTTCCTGGCCCCGCTGTACGCCACGGGCGCCGGGTCGAACGACGGGGACTACTCGAACCCGCAGTTCGATGCCCTCCTGCAGCAGGCGGCGGGCACCACCGACGAGGACCAGTCCAACGCGATCCTGCAGCAGGCGCAGACGATCCTCTTCTCCGACCTCCCCGTCCTCCCGCTGTGGTACGCCAACGCCAGCGGTGGCTTCGGCGAGCAGGCCAACGACGTCGAGTTCGGCTGGAACAGCGTTCCGCTGTACTACCAGATCACCAAGTCCTGA
- a CDS encoding ABC transporter permease — MGWYIGRRLLQMVPVFFGATLLIYALVFLLPGDPILALFGDKPVSETARATLTAQYNLDKPFIVQYLLFLKGIFTLDFGQSFSGQPVIDQITRAFPVTIKLAVVALVIEAVFGIVFGFIAGLRRGGIFDSTVLFLSLIVIGIPVFVLGFLGQYFIGVKWGIVRSTVGGDPALVDLLLPGAVLGALSFAYVLRLTRNSVAEGLSADHVRTATAKGLSRPRVMTVHVLRNSLIPVVTFLGTDLGALMGGAVVTEGIFNVPGVGNLLYQSVIRQEGPTVVSVVTILVLVYLVANLVVDLLYAVLDPRIRYV; from the coding sequence ATGGGTTGGTACATCGGGCGCCGTCTGCTGCAGATGGTTCCCGTCTTCTTCGGAGCCACGCTCCTCATCTACGCCCTGGTGTTCCTGCTCCCCGGGGACCCGATCCTGGCGCTGTTCGGGGACAAGCCGGTCAGCGAGACGGCGCGCGCGACGCTCACGGCGCAGTACAACCTCGACAAGCCGTTCATCGTGCAGTACCTGCTCTTCCTCAAGGGCATCTTCACCCTCGACTTCGGGCAGTCCTTCTCGGGCCAGCCCGTCATCGACCAGATCACCCGCGCGTTCCCGGTCACCATCAAGCTCGCGGTCGTGGCCCTGGTCATCGAAGCCGTCTTCGGCATCGTCTTCGGGTTCATCGCCGGGCTGCGCCGCGGCGGGATCTTCGACTCGACGGTGCTGTTCCTCTCGCTCATCGTCATCGGCATCCCGGTCTTCGTCCTGGGTTTCCTCGGGCAGTACTTCATCGGCGTGAAGTGGGGCATCGTCCGCTCCACCGTCGGCGGTGACCCGGCCCTCGTGGACCTGCTCCTGCCGGGGGCGGTGCTGGGGGCCCTGTCGTTCGCCTACGTCCTGCGGCTGACGAGGAACTCCGTCGCCGAGGGCCTGTCGGCCGACCACGTCCGGACGGCGACGGCCAAGGGGCTGTCGCGGCCGCGGGTCATGACCGTGCACGTGCTGCGCAACTCCCTCATCCCCGTCGTCACGTTCCTGGGCACCGACCTCGGGGCCCTCATGGGCGGGGCCGTCGTCACCGAGGGCATCTTCAACGTGCCCGGGGTGGGGAACCTGCTGTACCAGTCCGTCATCCGGCAGGAGGGGCCGACCGTGGTGTCGGTGGTGACGATCCTGGTGCTCGTCTACCTCGTCGCCAACCTCGTCGTCGACCTCCTGTACGCCGTCCTGGACCCGAGGATCCGCTATGTCTGA
- the ychF gene encoding redox-regulated ATPase YchF — MALTIGIVGLPNVGKSTLFNALTENDALAANYPFATIEPNVGVVALPDPRLDRLAQLFGSEKTVPATVSFVDIAGIVKGASEGEGLGNKFLANIREADAICQVTRAFADPDVVHVAGAVDPSDDIETVHTELVLADLQTLERAVPRLEKEVKGKKADPAVLRAAVAAQAVLDSGRPLSAATAADDVDVALLKELGLLTTKPFLYVFNVDETVLGDETRKQELRALVAPAEAVFLDAKLESELAELSAEEAAELLESVGQTESGLDQLARVGFDTLGLQTYLTAGPKESRAWTIHRGWTAPQAAGVIHTDFQRGFIKAEVVSFEDLLTAGSMAEAKAAGRVRIEGKDYVMADGDVVEFRFNV, encoded by the coding sequence GTGGCTCTCACCATCGGCATCGTCGGACTGCCCAACGTCGGCAAGTCCACGCTCTTCAACGCACTGACCGAGAACGACGCGCTCGCGGCGAACTACCCCTTCGCCACGATCGAGCCGAACGTCGGGGTCGTGGCGCTGCCCGACCCCCGGCTGGACCGGCTCGCGCAGCTCTTCGGCAGCGAGAAGACCGTCCCGGCCACCGTGTCCTTCGTCGACATCGCCGGCATCGTCAAGGGCGCCAGCGAGGGGGAGGGGCTGGGCAACAAGTTCCTGGCCAACATCCGCGAGGCCGACGCGATCTGCCAGGTGACGCGCGCCTTCGCCGACCCCGACGTCGTGCACGTCGCGGGGGCCGTCGACCCCTCCGACGACATCGAGACGGTGCACACCGAGCTGGTGCTGGCCGACCTGCAGACCCTCGAGCGCGCGGTGCCGCGCCTGGAGAAGGAGGTCAAGGGCAAGAAGGCCGACCCGGCCGTGCTGCGGGCCGCCGTCGCCGCGCAGGCCGTCCTGGACTCGGGCCGGCCGCTGTCGGCCGCCACCGCCGCCGACGACGTCGACGTGGCCCTGCTCAAGGAGCTCGGGCTGCTGACGACCAAGCCGTTCCTCTACGTCTTCAACGTCGACGAGACCGTCCTGGGTGACGAGACCCGCAAGCAGGAGCTGCGCGCGCTCGTGGCCCCCGCCGAGGCCGTCTTCCTCGACGCCAAGCTGGAGTCGGAGCTGGCCGAGCTGTCGGCCGAGGAGGCCGCCGAGCTGCTGGAGTCGGTCGGGCAGACCGAGTCGGGGCTGGACCAGCTCGCGCGCGTCGGCTTCGACACGCTGGGCCTGCAGACGTACCTCACGGCCGGGCCCAAGGAGTCGCGCGCCTGGACGATCCACCGGGGCTGGACCGCCCCGCAGGCCGCCGGGGTCATCCACACCGACTTCCAGCGGGGGTTCATCAAGGCCGAGGTCGTCTCCTTCGAGGACCTCCTCACCGCGGGCTCGATGGCCGAGGCCAAGGCCGCGGGCCGGGTGCGCATCGAGGGCAAGGACTACGTCATGGCCGACGGGGACGTCGTGGAGTTCCGGTTCAACGTCTGA
- a CDS encoding ABC transporter permease — MSEPTTSGRAPGAAVRPGQERFVAPLEETPLADVDAVDESAPAGGLFTDAWKQLRRRPIFIVASLIILLLVVVSLFPSLFTSTNPRFVDLSIALQGPSAEHPLGVTRGGTDVYARLIYGARASVSVGIITTIMVVLVGGIVGALAGFYGGWLDALLSRVADIFFALPLILGAIVLLQTIRGRNVWTVALTLALFGWPQIARIMRGAVLQVRSNEYVTAAKALGLSRMATLVRHVVPNALGPVIVVATISLGTFIAAEATLSFLSLGLPPSIVSWGGDISNARATLRTNPMVLLWPSIGLSITVLSFLMLGDALRDALDPKGRTR; from the coding sequence ATGTCTGAGCCCACCACCTCCGGCCGCGCCCCCGGTGCCGCCGTGCGTCCCGGTCAGGAGCGCTTCGTCGCACCGCTGGAGGAGACCCCGCTGGCGGACGTCGACGCCGTCGACGAGTCCGCACCCGCCGGGGGGTTGTTCACCGACGCCTGGAAGCAGCTGCGCCGGCGGCCGATCTTCATCGTCGCCAGCCTCATCATCCTCCTGCTGGTCGTCGTCTCGCTGTTCCCGTCGTTGTTCACCTCGACGAACCCGCGGTTCGTGGACCTGTCCATCGCGCTGCAGGGCCCCTCGGCCGAGCACCCCCTCGGGGTCACCCGCGGCGGCACCGACGTGTACGCCCGGCTCATCTACGGCGCCCGCGCGTCGGTGAGCGTCGGCATCATCACGACGATCATGGTCGTCCTCGTCGGCGGGATCGTCGGCGCGCTGGCCGGCTTCTACGGGGGCTGGCTCGACGCGCTCCTGTCCCGCGTGGCCGACATCTTCTTCGCCCTGCCGCTCATCCTGGGTGCCATCGTCCTGCTGCAGACCATCAGGGGCCGCAACGTCTGGACCGTGGCCCTCACCCTGGCCCTGTTCGGCTGGCCGCAGATCGCCCGCATCATGCGCGGGGCCGTGCTGCAGGTCCGCAGCAACGAGTACGTGACCGCCGCCAAGGCCCTGGGTCTGTCGCGGATGGCCACCCTGGTCCGGCACGTCGTGCCGAACGCCCTAGGGCCCGTCATCGTCGTCGCGACCATCTCGCTGGGGACGTTCATCGCCGCCGAGGCGACCCTGTCCTTCCTGAGCCTGGGGCTGCCGCCGAGCATCGTGTCGTGGGGCGGGGACATCTCCAACGCGCGCGCCACCCTGCGCACCAACCCGATGGTGCTGCTCTGGCCCTCGATCGGCCTGTCGATCACGGTCCTGTCCTTCCTCATGCTCGGTGACGCCCTGCGCGACGCCCTCGACCCGAAGGGCCGCACCCGATGA